One Fuerstiella marisgermanici DNA window includes the following coding sequences:
- a CDS encoding DUF4340 domain-containing protein yields the protein MNPLSRTLAYAGTAGLTALLAFAAWSFSQPSSVEGFAEVGQPFFPDFDDATTATALTVVDYDSDEKDVQEFSVKQNDDGLWVIPSHHNYPAEAEDRLAKTATSLLGVEKTAVQSRNKDDWKLYGVVDPAAKGTETAEERGTRLTLSDGSDNALVDLIIGNPVEGRDGNYYVREPEKNTTYIAKLDVDLSAKFSDWIEPDLLKINSTDLVKIVLDNYSVDEQRGVIEKKELLEFSKADLKTSGDWTLAELNEDAEELDKSPVTSIASNLDQLKIVGVRPKPEGLDDNLRINPAVKQILQMQMQAQGYFIGGDKDGKERLYANEGELIAGASNGVEYTLYFGEIARGTGKDIEVGLSKEEAAKDEKKDADESESEDDADTADADSSDEEDGPRRYLMVKAAFNESLLGPKPVAPTEPVKPAILEEETKPEDKEGAKAEAKDAAKKEEPKKEEAPEEKPTEEKEAPQEEATESEESDADDSCGFEDEPEEQPSEEEPAADEPAADEPAPEAEKEKADDKPEPAAETKKEEAAAEKKPDEKAPSDEKKSDDSKADKPDDKKTEPAAKADKEDVKPESKKADTEAPAAKSDKEEAEPEVPEKDPKQIAQEAYDAAKTKYDADKRKFDTDLKAYEDKVKQGKEKAEELSRRFSGWYYVISSDSFEKFRITRNDVVSKKEAKEDTEATTDEAKK from the coding sequence ATGAATCCACTTTCTCGAACCCTCGCTTATGCCGGCACTGCTGGCCTGACTGCCTTGCTGGCGTTCGCGGCATGGTCATTTTCGCAGCCGTCTTCGGTGGAGGGATTTGCCGAAGTTGGTCAGCCGTTCTTCCCCGACTTCGATGACGCCACAACGGCGACCGCCTTGACCGTCGTGGACTATGACAGCGACGAAAAAGATGTGCAGGAGTTTTCCGTCAAACAGAATGACGACGGCCTGTGGGTCATTCCTTCTCACCACAACTACCCGGCGGAAGCCGAAGATCGTCTTGCCAAAACGGCGACGTCACTGTTGGGTGTCGAAAAAACGGCCGTGCAGTCGCGCAACAAAGACGACTGGAAGCTGTATGGCGTGGTCGATCCGGCAGCCAAGGGAACCGAAACCGCAGAGGAACGCGGCACTCGCCTGACGCTAAGCGATGGCAGCGACAATGCCCTTGTCGACCTGATCATTGGTAATCCCGTCGAAGGTCGCGACGGCAATTACTATGTCCGCGAACCGGAAAAGAACACGACCTATATCGCGAAACTGGACGTGGATCTGTCCGCCAAATTCAGCGACTGGATTGAACCCGACCTGCTGAAGATTAACTCCACCGACCTCGTGAAAATCGTGCTGGACAACTACTCCGTCGACGAGCAACGCGGCGTCATCGAAAAGAAAGAGCTGCTGGAATTCTCCAAAGCCGATCTGAAGACATCCGGCGACTGGACTCTGGCAGAACTGAATGAAGACGCAGAAGAACTGGACAAGAGTCCCGTCACGTCAATCGCGAGTAACTTGGATCAACTGAAAATCGTTGGCGTGCGTCCGAAGCCCGAAGGTCTGGATGACAATCTTCGGATCAACCCCGCCGTCAAACAGATTCTGCAGATGCAGATGCAGGCTCAGGGCTACTTCATCGGTGGCGACAAGGACGGCAAAGAGCGTCTATATGCCAACGAAGGCGAACTGATTGCCGGCGCCAGCAACGGCGTCGAATACACCCTGTACTTTGGTGAGATCGCTCGCGGCACAGGCAAAGACATCGAAGTCGGCCTAAGTAAGGAAGAAGCAGCGAAGGACGAAAAGAAAGACGCAGACGAGTCAGAATCCGAAGACGACGCCGATACCGCAGATGCAGATTCATCTGACGAAGAAGACGGACCACGCCGTTATCTGATGGTCAAAGCGGCCTTCAACGAAAGCCTTCTGGGACCAAAACCTGTCGCTCCAACTGAGCCGGTGAAGCCTGCGATTCTTGAAGAAGAAACCAAACCGGAAGACAAAGAGGGGGCGAAGGCAGAAGCGAAAGACGCTGCCAAAAAAGAAGAGCCTAAAAAGGAAGAAGCACCCGAGGAAAAACCGACGGAAGAGAAAGAGGCTCCTCAGGAAGAAGCGACCGAATCTGAAGAATCCGACGCGGATGATTCCTGCGGATTCGAAGATGAACCAGAAGAACAACCTTCTGAGGAAGAGCCAGCTGCCGACGAACCAGCAGCCGACGAGCCCGCTCCGGAAGCCGAAAAAGAGAAGGCCGACGACAAGCCTGAACCAGCCGCCGAAACCAAAAAGGAAGAAGCGGCTGCTGAAAAGAAGCCCGATGAGAAGGCTCCTTCTGACGAAAAGAAATCGGATGATTCCAAGGCTGACAAGCCCGACGACAAGAAGACCGAACCGGCTGCCAAAGCCGACAAAGAAGACGTAAAGCCCGAGAGCAAAAAGGCAGACACTGAAGCTCCGGCGGCCAAGTCAGATAAGGAAGAAGCCGAACCGGAAGTGCCTGAGAAGGATCCGAAGCAGATTGCTCAGGAAGCCTACGATGCCGCGAAGACAAAGTATGATGCCGACAAACGTAAGTTCGACACCGACTTGAAGGCGTACGAGGACAAGGTCAAGCAGGGCAAAGAAAAGGCAGAAGAACTTTCCCGCCGATTCTCAGGCTGGTACTACGTGATTTCGTCGGACAGCTTCGAGAAATTCCGCATCACGCGCAACGACGTGGTCAGCAAAAAAGAAGCGAAGGAAGACACCGAAGCGACAACCGACGAAGCTAAGAAGTAG
- a CDS encoding IS66 family transposase codes for MDTDVSQIIAVEVKQLVLSLQREVAELRDENRRLRDRIEELEGKNPTERLDEAFSVTAEERRRAETGRRKGRKKQSSARRGRRTTEQKADNAERRELILPEGYNVAECRFVRERFVWRVINGQAVQVVYEIYHGPNGEKSEIPGVWPRSEFGIEVHIALARIVTITGLSIDKTCALIEFFWNLPLGKSQADALLNQLARRWEQEFESLCDLMAFSAIVHADETSWSINSVWAFLSEKARVLIFGCRKDGDTLAQILSKELFGGVLVSDDAAVYRGFSHAQKCWAHLLRKAIRLTLLKPDNEEYQRLLDGLLEIFYAAKRHAADGRLGDAGRAAKVDELDNTLAALLVRYCAEDSDVRAADFGKDFDNLVSELIRLMTEEELFCFVTSPAAPATNNEAERSLRGAAMDRRTGRTSKTSKGARRRSILTSVLESLNLHLKTPTLSSVVAEVMTWQQDGFSLFDRLKLEVGLTSAPPGQSRLSKLVPAN; via the coding sequence ATGGACACGGATGTCAGTCAGATCATCGCTGTGGAAGTGAAGCAGCTTGTGCTTAGCCTGCAGCGTGAGGTTGCGGAGCTGCGGGACGAGAACCGGCGGCTGCGTGATCGGATTGAAGAGCTCGAAGGTAAGAACCCCACAGAGCGACTCGACGAGGCGTTTTCGGTGACGGCGGAAGAGAGACGCCGCGCTGAAACGGGCCGCCGAAAAGGTCGCAAAAAACAATCCTCGGCGCGTCGCGGTCGTCGCACAACCGAGCAGAAAGCGGACAACGCCGAACGACGCGAACTCATTCTGCCGGAAGGTTACAACGTCGCAGAGTGCCGTTTCGTTCGGGAACGTTTCGTCTGGAGAGTGATCAACGGCCAAGCCGTGCAGGTCGTCTATGAAATCTATCACGGCCCCAACGGCGAGAAATCCGAAATTCCGGGCGTGTGGCCGCGGTCCGAATTCGGCATTGAAGTTCATATCGCGCTGGCTCGCATTGTGACCATCACGGGACTGTCGATCGACAAGACGTGTGCATTGATTGAATTCTTCTGGAATCTGCCGCTCGGCAAATCCCAGGCGGACGCTCTGTTGAATCAACTGGCACGGCGTTGGGAACAGGAATTCGAATCTCTGTGTGACCTGATGGCGTTCAGTGCGATTGTGCATGCAGACGAAACCAGTTGGAGTATCAACAGCGTGTGGGCTTTTTTGTCGGAGAAGGCGCGCGTGCTGATCTTCGGATGCCGCAAAGACGGCGACACACTGGCTCAGATCCTGTCGAAAGAATTGTTTGGAGGCGTGCTTGTTTCGGACGATGCGGCCGTGTACCGAGGTTTCAGTCACGCACAGAAATGCTGGGCTCACCTGCTGCGGAAGGCCATCCGTCTGACGCTGCTGAAGCCGGACAACGAAGAGTACCAGCGACTGCTCGACGGCCTGCTGGAAATTTTCTACGCGGCCAAACGCCACGCCGCCGATGGTCGTCTTGGCGATGCCGGTCGTGCGGCGAAGGTCGATGAACTTGATAACACGCTGGCGGCTCTGCTGGTGCGTTACTGCGCCGAGGATTCCGATGTTCGGGCGGCCGACTTCGGCAAGGATTTTGACAACCTGGTCTCAGAACTGATTCGGCTGATGACGGAAGAGGAGTTGTTTTGTTTTGTGACAAGCCCGGCCGCGCCAGCAACGAACAACGAAGCGGAACGCAGTCTTCGCGGCGCGGCCATGGACCGTCGCACAGGTCGAACGAGCAAAACATCGAAGGGAGCCCGTCGCCGCAGCATTCTTACAAGCGTCCTGGAATCGCTGAATCTCCATCTGAAAACACCAACGCTCAGTTCCGTGGTGGCCGAGGTCATGACGTGGCAGCAGGATGGATTCAGTCTGTTTGATCGACTGAAACTTGAAGTCGGCCTGACCTCCGCGCCGCCCGGTCAGTCGCGACTGTCCAAACTCGTCCCCGCCAACTGA
- a CDS encoding PAS domain S-box protein: MMADGANAGGNDEPRRQPADNSNQMLTHLLSTVHDVVWCASPDGHQLLFLNDAAERVYGQPLAELRANSTARLNAIHPYDRPAVDQALSELPGSGQVKHEYRITRPNGDVRWLREQICVVQDEAGTATYISGVATDITDQKQTELSLEELQAVFRSLVESLPLNVMRKDLEGRIVFGNQRYCETIGQPLEQLLGKTDFDLFPEELATKYRRDDLSVLESGQDCRDVEKHRTPDGDTIYVEVMKGPVLDANGNNIGVQCIFWNVTDRVTAEQELQRERDLLRTLMDNIPDLVFVKDREGKFLTVNAALLQMMNAASLDDVVGKDDRDFWAGELAEHFRKDDRRIIETGKGMIDVEERMTDAAGDEMWLLTTKIPVHNKRQQVTRLVGIGRNITSRKLAEKKLQRQTLEARLLYQATTLAGQTSSFSEALQGCVDLVCQLTGWPVGHVYIYIPDDEGHRLVPTQIWHNSDGTRFREFASVTEQTRLALGEGLPGRVWQTRTPVWICDVLNDENFPRADYCKEVGIVGALAFPILMDDDLVAVLEFFAYEESDVDEQLLRIFQSVGEQIGRVLKRRRTQEALQRAKEAADAANRAKSDFLANMSHEIRTPMNAVIGMSELLLDGHLESTQRDYARMIRESGEALLNIINDILDFSKIEAGKFDLDPIPFSLQESLGDTMKSLALRAHRKHLELAFHIDSDVPDGLIGDAGRLRQILLNLVGNAIKFTDAGEVVTNVRIVSLTDDDVVMQFSVRDTGVGIPQNRQRSIFDAFEQADTSTTRRFGGTGLGLAIATRIVGLMHGRVWVESEEGHGSTFYFTARMQLAKEKAPELVRPHLDRILGMQVLIVDDNSTNRRILEDVIRVRGMQPVVAGGAAEALKILQDATASGDRIPLVLSDVNMPDVDGFTLAERIRGDADLSDAVIIMLTSGDRSTDRQRCVDLKIAAHLMKPVKQSELFDAIVVAFGITTPEADEVGAVSFSPDASLPSLRILLAEDTLANQMLAIGLLQKKWGHTVTVANNGYEAIALLKAQPFDLVLMDVQMPEMDGLEATAAIRELESASGLPEQPRTPIPIIAMTAHAMKGDRERCLAAGMNGYVSKPIRPAELNDEIHRFVSSDAVEHTSPNSTQANDAVTSGNPPIDDRDLINWSDALQAVQGDAELLRAVVEAFLQECPQQLAQLREALDKSDAKTAHRMAHTIKGAMATLAISSIHETAISMERDCAAENLGPVAERFDTLNQQLAQATIVLTRFVNGEIDATA; encoded by the coding sequence ATGATGGCGGACGGCGCAAACGCAGGTGGGAACGACGAACCCAGGCGGCAGCCAGCCGACAACTCCAACCAGATGCTCACTCACCTGCTGAGCACTGTTCACGATGTGGTTTGGTGCGCCTCGCCCGACGGACACCAGTTGCTGTTCTTGAATGACGCCGCCGAACGTGTTTACGGGCAGCCACTAGCCGAACTTCGAGCGAACTCAACAGCGCGGCTCAACGCCATTCATCCGTATGACAGACCGGCCGTTGACCAGGCACTGAGCGAACTGCCAGGCTCAGGACAGGTTAAACACGAATACCGCATCACTCGGCCAAACGGCGACGTACGATGGCTGCGCGAACAGATTTGTGTCGTGCAGGACGAAGCCGGCACAGCCACGTACATCAGCGGAGTCGCGACCGATATCACGGATCAGAAACAGACGGAGTTGTCGCTTGAAGAACTGCAGGCCGTGTTCCGTTCACTGGTGGAAAGCTTGCCATTAAACGTCATGCGGAAGGATCTTGAAGGTCGCATCGTCTTCGGCAATCAGCGCTACTGCGAAACGATCGGACAGCCTCTTGAGCAGCTGCTTGGCAAGACAGACTTCGACCTGTTTCCGGAAGAGCTGGCGACCAAGTACCGACGCGACGATCTCAGCGTTCTGGAATCCGGGCAGGATTGTCGCGATGTTGAAAAGCATCGCACACCCGACGGTGACACAATCTATGTCGAAGTCATGAAGGGCCCTGTCCTTGATGCAAACGGCAATAACATCGGCGTGCAGTGCATTTTCTGGAACGTTACCGATCGCGTGACGGCCGAACAGGAACTGCAACGTGAGCGTGATCTGCTGCGGACGCTGATGGACAATATTCCGGATCTGGTATTTGTTAAAGACCGCGAAGGGAAATTCCTCACCGTCAATGCAGCCCTGCTGCAAATGATGAATGCTGCGTCACTGGACGACGTCGTCGGTAAGGACGATCGCGATTTCTGGGCTGGCGAACTGGCAGAACATTTCCGGAAAGATGATCGTCGGATCATCGAAACCGGCAAAGGAATGATTGATGTCGAAGAGCGCATGACGGACGCTGCCGGCGACGAAATGTGGCTGCTCACGACCAAGATCCCCGTCCACAATAAGCGGCAGCAGGTGACTCGACTGGTCGGGATCGGTCGCAACATTACCAGTCGCAAACTGGCCGAGAAAAAACTTCAGCGGCAAACGCTGGAGGCTCGGTTGCTGTACCAAGCCACAACTTTGGCAGGCCAGACCAGTTCGTTTTCCGAAGCACTGCAGGGCTGTGTCGACCTTGTCTGCCAGCTCACCGGTTGGCCCGTCGGGCACGTCTACATCTACATCCCGGACGATGAAGGACACCGTCTGGTCCCGACGCAGATCTGGCACAATTCAGATGGCACTCGTTTTCGCGAATTCGCATCGGTCACAGAACAAACCCGATTAGCTTTGGGCGAAGGCCTGCCGGGCCGAGTCTGGCAGACGCGAACACCTGTGTGGATCTGCGACGTACTAAATGACGAAAACTTTCCGCGAGCCGACTATTGCAAAGAAGTCGGCATTGTGGGAGCCCTCGCGTTTCCAATCCTCATGGATGACGACCTGGTTGCTGTGCTGGAATTCTTCGCCTACGAAGAATCCGACGTCGACGAGCAATTGTTGCGAATCTTTCAGTCGGTAGGTGAACAGATCGGTCGAGTGCTTAAACGACGCCGCACGCAGGAAGCCCTGCAGCGAGCCAAGGAGGCAGCAGATGCGGCCAACCGAGCCAAGAGCGATTTTCTGGCGAACATGAGTCACGAAATTCGCACGCCGATGAACGCCGTCATCGGTATGTCAGAACTGCTGCTGGACGGCCATCTCGAATCCACCCAGCGCGACTACGCGCGGATGATTCGTGAATCCGGTGAAGCGCTGCTGAATATCATCAATGACATTCTGGACTTCTCCAAAATCGAAGCCGGGAAGTTCGACCTCGACCCAATTCCATTCAGCCTGCAGGAAAGTCTTGGCGACACCATGAAGTCGCTGGCCTTGCGAGCTCACCGCAAACACCTGGAACTGGCCTTCCATATCGACAGCGATGTGCCGGACGGTCTGATCGGGGACGCGGGCCGGTTACGCCAGATTTTGCTGAACCTGGTGGGCAACGCCATCAAGTTTACGGATGCGGGTGAAGTAGTTACGAATGTGCGAATCGTGTCGCTGACCGATGACGATGTCGTCATGCAGTTTTCTGTTCGGGACACCGGCGTCGGAATTCCACAGAATCGCCAGCGGAGTATTTTTGACGCGTTCGAACAGGCAGATACGTCAACGACGCGACGCTTCGGTGGCACGGGTTTGGGACTGGCCATCGCCACTCGAATTGTCGGCCTGATGCACGGCCGCGTGTGGGTCGAAAGCGAAGAAGGCCACGGCAGCACGTTTTACTTCACCGCCCGGATGCAACTTGCGAAAGAAAAAGCCCCGGAACTCGTTCGACCGCATCTCGATCGGATTCTGGGAATGCAGGTGCTGATCGTCGATGATAATTCCACCAACCGGCGAATTCTGGAAGACGTGATCCGTGTTCGTGGAATGCAGCCTGTGGTAGCGGGTGGAGCCGCCGAAGCGCTGAAGATTCTCCAGGACGCCACCGCCAGTGGTGACCGCATCCCATTGGTGCTGTCGGATGTCAACATGCCGGATGTCGACGGCTTTACGCTGGCAGAACGCATTCGCGGTGATGCCGACCTGTCCGACGCGGTCATCATCATGCTGACGTCGGGCGACCGGTCCACCGACCGGCAGCGCTGCGTCGACCTGAAGATTGCGGCGCATCTGATGAAACCCGTTAAACAGTCGGAACTGTTCGATGCCATCGTGGTCGCGTTTGGTATCACCACCCCCGAAGCGGACGAAGTCGGTGCTGTGTCGTTCAGTCCGGATGCATCGTTGCCTTCGCTACGAATACTGCTGGCGGAAGATACGCTGGCCAATCAAATGCTGGCCATCGGGCTGCTGCAAAAAAAATGGGGGCATACCGTCACGGTTGCCAACAATGGCTACGAAGCGATCGCGTTGTTGAAAGCGCAACCGTTTGATCTGGTTTTGATGGACGTGCAAATGCCGGAAATGGACGGGCTTGAAGCAACGGCCGCCATTCGAGAATTAGAATCCGCGAGTGGACTTCCTGAGCAACCTCGGACACCGATTCCGATTATCGCAATGACCGCACATGCGATGAAAGGTGACCGCGAAAGATGCCTGGCCGCGGGCATGAACGGCTACGTTTCCAAACCGATTCGCCCGGCAGAATTGAATGACGAAATTCATCGTTTTGTCAGTTCTGATGCCGTCGAGCATACCTCCCCAAACTCAACGCAGGCCAACGATGCTGTGACCAGTGGTAACCCACCGATCGATGACAGAGATTTAATCAACTGGTCCGATGCGCTGCAGGCCGTGCAGGGAGATGCAGAACTACTGCGCGCAGTTGTAGAAGCATTCCTTCAGGAATGCCCCCAGCAACTGGCTCAACTGCGCGAGGCGCTGGACAAAAGCGATGCGAAAACGGCCCATCGAATGGCTCACACGATTAAGGGAGCCATGGCCACACTCGCCATTTCCAGCATTCACGAAACTGCCATTAGCATGGAACGCGATTGTGCAGCAGAAAACCTTGGCCCTGTCGCTGAGCGTTTCGACACGCTAAACCAGCAACTCGCGCAGGCGACCATCGTTCTGACGCGTTTCGTCAACGGAGAAATCGACGCAACAGCCTAA
- a CDS encoding LamG-like jellyroll fold domain-containing protein has translation MPRDQHDKNFEMHFGPLWYSFQHKNCNFIVLYSDEGNPETGEKAFNKPESQKVSPEQFAFLQQALQRGKDNDHQFIFLHHPRWLQGNYGNDWGQRVHPLLKQAGNVTAVFAGHIHHMRYDPADGIEYVTLASVGAHIQSTVPEAGFLHQYHLVTVRPKQVALTAYPVGAAMNVREITGDMQAEVVGLAKQPLEISQRIKITDAGPQAAVLTAKVTNPTSKPIEFTVTPSSGDSHWMLFPSHVHGRLEPGKSQTVKLDAEYSTKTLDSSFRGIDLVLSRDYLAKTTRYRIPDTTTEVEFDLQISEPKDDVANQALLLDGKDDAMRIPAEKIKLPQGPFTVEGWINAASFSDRTAVFAKTQNSEYGIYASKGVPTATAHLGGKYVQVRSSRTLSTKQWHHLALVYDGKSLALFVDGNEEAREAVAPNSKRTTNGLPLFVGADPDGSGTPGSFFHGQVDEFRVSKAAVYTKNFTPNRRLKAEQDTVVMYNFDAAFGPIVFDKGPQKLHLQLNRGGKLTELAP, from the coding sequence ATGCCTCGTGATCAGCACGACAAAAACTTCGAAATGCACTTTGGTCCGCTGTGGTATTCGTTTCAGCACAAAAACTGCAATTTCATCGTGCTGTATTCGGACGAAGGAAATCCGGAGACCGGTGAAAAAGCCTTCAACAAACCTGAGAGTCAGAAAGTCAGTCCGGAACAGTTCGCGTTTTTGCAGCAGGCGTTGCAACGAGGCAAGGACAACGACCATCAGTTTATCTTCCTGCATCATCCCCGCTGGTTGCAGGGTAATTATGGCAACGACTGGGGTCAGCGAGTTCATCCGCTACTGAAGCAGGCTGGCAATGTGACGGCCGTCTTTGCCGGGCACATTCACCACATGCGATACGACCCGGCGGATGGCATTGAATACGTGACGCTGGCTTCGGTAGGAGCTCACATTCAAAGCACGGTGCCCGAAGCCGGTTTTCTGCATCAATATCATCTGGTCACAGTACGTCCCAAGCAGGTGGCGCTAACCGCTTATCCAGTCGGGGCGGCGATGAATGTCCGCGAAATCACGGGTGACATGCAGGCGGAAGTTGTCGGGCTGGCCAAACAGCCTTTGGAGATTTCGCAGCGAATCAAGATTACCGATGCTGGTCCTCAGGCGGCCGTGTTGACGGCGAAGGTGACCAATCCGACATCGAAACCCATTGAATTCACAGTCACGCCGAGTAGTGGCGACAGCCACTGGATGCTGTTTCCTTCGCATGTTCACGGTCGTTTGGAACCAGGCAAATCGCAAACCGTGAAGCTGGACGCCGAATACAGCACGAAGACGCTGGACAGTTCGTTTCGAGGAATCGATCTCGTGTTGTCGCGGGACTACCTTGCCAAAACAACTCGGTACCGCATTCCGGACACCACTACCGAAGTGGAATTTGACCTGCAGATTTCAGAACCGAAAGACGACGTCGCCAACCAGGCGTTGTTGTTGGATGGTAAGGACGATGCAATGCGAATTCCGGCGGAGAAGATCAAATTGCCTCAGGGGCCGTTTACGGTCGAAGGCTGGATCAACGCCGCCAGCTTTTCCGACCGCACGGCAGTCTTCGCGAAGACGCAGAACAGCGAATACGGCATTTACGCGTCCAAAGGCGTTCCGACAGCGACTGCACATTTGGGTGGTAAGTACGTGCAGGTCCGCAGCAGTCGCACGCTTTCGACGAAGCAATGGCACCATCTGGCACTTGTGTACGATGGCAAGTCCCTGGCACTGTTCGTAGATGGCAATGAAGAAGCACGTGAAGCAGTGGCTCCGAACTCCAAACGAACGACCAATGGCCTGCCATTGTTTGTCGGTGCTGATCCCGACGGCAGCGGAACACCCGGCTCGTTCTTCCATGGCCAGGTAGACGAATTCCGAGTCAGCAAAGCGGCCGTCTACACGAAAAACTTCACGCCGAATCGACGGTTGAAGGCAGAACAGGACACGGTTGTGATGTACAACTTCGACGCAGCTTTTGGGCCGATCGTCTTCGACAAAGGACCTCAAAAGTTGCACCTGCAACTGAACCGCGGTGGAAAGCTAACGGAGCTGGCACCGTAG
- a CDS encoding metallophosphoesterase family protein: MFRLSCLLLVTLLSVAAFDSPPTVAQDADSKNLKHSRHKFLHHGPHPTEAPTDKRFFTTRDSEVVLPLTKEDDSFVFAVFGDRTGGPADGVNVLADAVRDVNLIEPDLVMTVGDLINGYDKVPAWMTQMKEYKAIMKHLVCPWFPVAGNHDVYWRRSCPFQLGDWSFSVG; encoded by the coding sequence ATGTTTCGACTTTCCTGTCTGTTATTAGTGACTTTGTTGAGCGTCGCCGCATTCGACAGTCCGCCCACCGTGGCTCAGGATGCCGACAGCAAAAACCTGAAGCATTCCCGCCACAAGTTTCTGCATCACGGGCCTCATCCAACGGAAGCTCCCACAGACAAGCGTTTCTTTACGACACGCGACAGTGAAGTCGTGTTGCCGTTGACGAAAGAAGACGATTCCTTTGTGTTCGCCGTCTTCGGTGATCGCACGGGAGGCCCGGCCGATGGTGTGAATGTGCTGGCAGACGCCGTCCGCGACGTGAATCTGATCGAACCGGACCTGGTGATGACTGTTGGAGACCTGATTAACGGTTACGACAAGGTGCCTGCGTGGATGACGCAGATGAAGGAATACAAAGCCATCATGAAGCATCTGGTTTGCCCGTGGTTTCCCGTCGCCGGCAACCATGATGTGTATTGGAGACGTAGCTGTCCATTTCAGCTTGGAGACTGGTCTTTTTCTGTCGGTTAG
- a CDS encoding serine/threonine-protein kinase: MHAPDEIPEESDDARQLRERKAVFESFLKRGSIGWATERPFLKTLGTGGQGTVLLTERRGAGSFCMPVALKFFSPNQFSSTAAYEKEMFRLTEVASMVARIQDDHLVDVHTFIEDNGIFYMEMEWIDGYDLLHILRRDTLEIVQDAVTEGRWETINKQIVTSGEVDCRLKPGMAVAILRECLTGVSALHRQGVIHCDLKPSNVMVKRTGQVKLIDIGSAFWEGRPPQGQPCTLEYAAPEILSGGRATPQSDLASLGYMLLEMLTGSKPFAGLQYSELLEAKNTLYERLSALLPLDTFPFSQSLIMLLRQLIHPDPAQRFASAEEAELSDDGAGGFLRELVRSELSQEYASELRQWIAEMETDAMQSSQQQHANVPGGTTRIVGPCLEPTEILRGPLSQAKGMTTEFDLSK, encoded by the coding sequence GTGCACGCACCTGACGAAATTCCTGAGGAATCCGACGACGCAAGGCAACTGCGCGAGCGGAAAGCGGTGTTTGAATCGTTTCTAAAACGAGGAAGCATCGGCTGGGCGACCGAACGGCCTTTTCTGAAGACGCTGGGGACAGGAGGGCAGGGGACGGTCCTGCTGACGGAACGTCGCGGGGCAGGCAGCTTCTGCATGCCCGTGGCTCTCAAGTTCTTTTCGCCCAACCAGTTTTCATCGACGGCCGCCTACGAAAAGGAAATGTTCCGGCTGACGGAAGTGGCTTCCATGGTGGCTCGGATTCAGGACGACCACCTTGTCGACGTTCACACCTTCATTGAAGATAACGGCATCTTCTATATGGAGATGGAGTGGATCGACGGCTACGACCTGCTGCACATCCTTCGTCGCGACACGCTGGAGATTGTGCAGGACGCTGTCACTGAAGGGCGTTGGGAAACGATCAACAAGCAGATTGTGACGTCCGGCGAAGTCGACTGCCGCCTGAAACCTGGCATGGCTGTGGCCATTTTGCGGGAATGTCTGACCGGCGTTTCGGCCCTGCATCGCCAGGGTGTCATCCATTGTGACTTAAAGCCGTCCAACGTGATGGTGAAGCGAACCGGGCAGGTGAAGCTTATCGATATCGGTTCGGCGTTCTGGGAGGGTCGCCCGCCTCAGGGCCAGCCGTGTACGCTGGAATATGCGGCCCCGGAAATTCTGTCGGGCGGACGTGCGACGCCTCAATCAGACCTGGCGAGTCTGGGTTACATGCTGCTGGAAATGTTGACGGGGTCCAAGCCGTTTGCGGGCCTGCAGTATTCTGAACTGCTGGAAGCAAAGAACACGCTGTACGAACGACTATCGGCGCTGTTGCCGCTGGATACGTTTCCGTTCAGCCAGTCGCTGATCATGCTGTTGCGTCAGTTGATTCACCCGGACCCGGCTCAACGTTTTGCTTCGGCCGAAGAAGCGGAACTGTCGGACGACGGGGCAGGCGGGTTTCTGCGCGAACTGGTGCGGTCTGAGCTGTCTCAGGAGTACGCCAGCGAACTTCGGCAGTGGATCGCCGAAATGGAAACAGACGCGATGCAAAGCAGTCAGCAGCAACACGCCAACGTTCCCGGCGGCACAACTCGCATTGTCGGACCGTGCCTTGAGCCCACCGAAATCCTGAGAGGACCTCTGTCGCAGGCCAAGGGCATGACGACAGAGTTTGACCTCTCGAAGTAG